The stretch of DNA CTGTCGCGCACGCCCGCTGAAAAGATCGTGCTGTGTGGAGACTCGGCGGGCGGCGCGCTCGCCTTGGGGCAAGCGATTCACGCGCGTGACACCGCCTTGCCGTCGCCCGGGCGGGTGGTGCTGTTCGCACCGTGGCTGGACCTCGCGTTGAGCGACCCCGAAATCGAGAAGGTCGAGCCGCGTGACGTGATGCTTCGCGCGGACAGACTGCGCGTGAAAGGACGTTGGTGGGCCGGGAACGCGGACCGGACAGGGCCGCTTCTCAGCCCGATGTACGCCGATCTTCGCGGTTTGCCGCCCATCGACGTGTTTCACGGAACGGACGACTTGCTCATCGTGGACGCCCGCACCTTCCACCGCCAGGCCCTGCGAGTGGGAGCGGACGTGCGCCTGTACGAGACGCCCGGCGGCTTTCACGTCTTCATGGGCGCGCCTTGGATACCCGAAGCGCGGGACGTGTACCGTCAAATCGCACGCAACCTCGAAGTTCCTTTGGAGGCCAGAACATGAGTCGACGCAAGCTTCTCGCGATCGCCGGGGTGGCGATCCTGACAGGACTGTATTGGACGTCGAAACGACCGTCCGCCCGACCCGCCTCCGCCCGGACGCCCCCGGTGGACGACGCTCGTCCCCTCGACGTCCTGATCATCGGCGCGGGCCTGTCGGGCATCGGCGCGGCGCGGCATCTGCTCGCCAAGAGTCCGGGCAAACACTTCGAGATCCTCGAAGCTCGGCACGCCATCGGAGGCACCTGGGACTTGTTCCGCTACCCGGGCGTCCGCTCGGACTCCGACGTGTTCACGCTGGGGTACAGCTTCAAGCCGTGGCG from Deinococcus yavapaiensis KR-236 encodes:
- a CDS encoding alpha/beta hydrolase — translated: MSRVRRRWLLAAGLLGVTLVGRAARTRPSVQMRLAKVFLRLTRRESELDAYRARPYPRAAPVKPSLREFCDVRERQVQGRPVYDLTPKHGASDWHFIYTHGGGYTGALVSAHWDVVESLVRLTGASVTVPLYPLTPEHTYEAAYSLLEAVYRDLLSRTPAEKIVLCGDSAGGALALGQAIHARDTALPSPGRVVLFAPWLDLALSDPEIEKVEPRDVMLRADRLRVKGRWWAGNADRTGPLLSPMYADLRGLPPIDVFHGTDDLLIVDARTFHRQALRVGADVRLYETPGGFHVFMGAPWIPEARDVYRQIARNLEVPLEART